ATTGTGCAGATTAAAACCAGATCACAAACTATTTAGCTGTACATGAGTGCAGATATAATATGTACTCACCTCGTAGGCCAACCAGATTTATACTAATGCCGGCAACACACTATATACCCCTACACATTAAACCACCAATTCTGCAGGAACAAACCCTTAACTATTCTTCTGCATTACATCCATGCTGCAGATTTTTCGACTGGCGCCTATTTACAGAGGTTGAACATCTGGTGGCACATACCAATCTAATATAATGTCAAACACATTATGTACCAAGGGATCCAAAATTGAAATTTCTTAGGTGTATCTATATATAAGAGCATCTGGTCGTCATGCTGAAGGGACTCCACTCACATCTCACCATTCAACTTTTCCCAGGATTCAACGGTCAGATGGAATATACAGTCACACCATGATTCAACACACCTGTAAGAGAGCATTATTAGTGGTGATTGAGAAATCAATCATCAATAGACAACAAAGATACGTTGAAGCATCGCCTCCAATTACCAACTCACCCGCATAAACAAGGGGGAAAAAATCAACTTAAGTAAAGGGAAGAAAAATAGAATCATAGGAGTACACACATGCTTTCATGTTCAAGAACACATGTGCACAAAAGGACTGACATGCTAGAATAGGCGGTAATTTGAAAAGGAAGTTCCTGTAGAGGACAAAAAAATTACCAGGACAGAACATAACTAGTAGTCATCTGGGCTCAATGATGGAAAACTCTGGACATTAGCATCTACACCGTCTGCGATTGATGAAGTATCCTCTCCCTTTGAGTTTAAGGACCCTGGGTTCATACGTAGCATTTCCTCTTTTGTAAGGATTAAGAGCTTGCGGACCATGCAACAAAACTCCCTGTTTTCAACCAAGGACCAGATGATATGAGCATACAACAATATATTAGAATGAAATTCAATGAAATCGGCATTCTCAAGACAAACTTAAAACATAAGTTCTATGACATAATCAAGGTAATATCTTACCCCCAAGGATCATCTCCAACAAGCATCATGTCATCCTCATCATCAGTGTACACAACTAGCCAATTCTTGTTCCTAGCCTTGAGTTCACCCCCAAATTCGAAGAGATCATCCAATTCAGATATCAATTCATCATAATTGTTGAATTTGGCCAGATCCACAGACCTACCAAGGGCGGACCCTTGCTTTTGAACCTGAAATCATGAGACTCTCAGAAAAGGAGAAGtgaatataaaatattcatGCAAAAAGAAATATCAAGTTTCAGATGAAAACCTTGGTGCAACTCCTGGATGAACCAGAATGACCTTTGGTTTCTCTCTCTGTTCCTGAAGGAGGGAAGGACGGGAATTGATTCTCTTGCTCGCCAGCAGCAACTCCATGATCTCCTGCTTTCAATCCCTTTGATTGATCAGACTTTTGATCCAATTCAAATGCAGGGAATTGATGAGAATGTCCAGAGTTTGGAGTAAAACCAGGTGAGTTTAGCCCATTTCTATTTGAGATTTCTGGTTCTGAAGGTGCAGATTTACTTATGAGGGGAATACCAAAGAGCTTGCAGTTCCCTTCCTTTTGCTTCATGGTATCTTGTTTCTCTGCAAATACAGGCTTCGGCATCAACTCTTTAGGCTCAGAAGTTCTCATTTGAAGGTATGTTGAAACAGGAGGGGGCATAGACCAGTTTGCTCCTTGATTGTCACCTCTAAGATCATTAATCATGGAAAAGTCTCTAAAGGCTCCATGTCTACTATCTCCACGAGCAAGAAAAGAAGTGTCAGTTCCTTGAACATGATTCTTTGTACTAGAATCCATTGGATTAAATGAGAGACCAGAAGGCATTATCGACCAAATATTCCCCATTAAGCTAAACTTTGCATCGCACTCCTGTGTCTGTCGCTTAGGATTTGATTGATTGCCAATAGGCATACTGAAACCACGGTGTGCATTAGTTTTTGAGCCAAATCCTGATAACAGATCTGTAAATGACGACTCTGGGCGCCCTAAAGGTGACCAGTTATCTGCTCCATATCTTCTTGAAGCAGAAACATCAATCTTCTCTTCCTCTAATGTCGGCTTCCACAAATACGACTTTTCAGGGGAGTCCAATTCAATGCTCTCAGAGAAAGGGCTTCTCAAGGTCGATGATTCTTGACCTTGCAAGACCCTTGGGAACCCATGGTTAGCAGGTGCAGGGTCAGCAGTCATCTTTGTAGGACCTGTATTGCACAACAGATGATTAAGATATCCACTCAACAGCTgataaatcacaaaatatagCTCTCACAGAAGTTTCTCATGCAGAGAGAACAGAAAAACCGACCTTCCCTAGTAAGCACAGAGGTTTCAGACGATGAGGGTAGGACACTTGATCGAGGCCTTTTAGGTCTGGGCACTGGAACCGGATTTAATACAGGAGGAGAAAGTGTGTGTTCTATTTTCCAGGGTGAAACTCTCTCAGGTCGAACAATTGCTGAAGTTTCATCCCACCGCACCTTAACAAAGAAAAATGCAATAAACTTACCAAAATGATAgggtaaaaaattaataatgtgaTAGCTAGTCTTGAATCCTAGTCGTTATTAGAGGGCCAATCATATACCTTAAGGCATCTCCATTTAGAATCTTTCCATCTATTTGGATCTGCATCCTCAGAACCAACAATAGTTCCAGTGAACCTACGTAATCAACATCAGAATAAAATTTTCACTCAAGTTCAATGAATTCTTGTCAATGTCACAAATGCTAACATGCTCCCCTACCTCTGTTCTGGAGCTTCTTCACCTTCAAATCTCATTTTGAATCGCATTCCTATtgaataattttgtttaatggACTCCATGTATTGATTATAAGGAACAATAAATTCAGCTGGACTAGTCCTGTAGCAGATAAAAGACATTGTAAGGACATTGAATTAGCATCCTTACTGATCACACGCACAAGAAATCTACGTTTAATCAACACTCAACAAAGGTGACAAGATAAATAATCTCTCTACAAAAAGGAAAACAAGACAGAAATCATAAACACTCGGCTGCTTCTACAGAGTAACACTCAAATGCTTTACTCTAACAAATCAGCAGAAACGTGAATGGGGGAATTCACCAAGACACAAGATAGACAGTTTGATCATAAATTATGTAACGTACCTGGGCTTGTAATAAACAGTGAACATGGTATTGGTCTGAATAGCATGCCAAGCTGTTGCAAGGACACCAAGATGCATGCTGTGGCTAGATATGACAGATGATGGAACATTACCCTGTTGTCTCATGGCACGCCTCACTCCAGCACGCAGTTCTCCATTCTCACCTCTGCAAGTTTGTTACTCATTAGTGATATTATGAATAAACATCATAGATCAATATCTAGAGCAGCATCACACCTCAAAAATATGAAGGCATCCCCAGCAACCAGCCTCTTAGAACTAACAAAGACACTCCAACCACTCTGAAGAAGGTGCCTGCGTGGTTGACCTGGCATTCCACAACTAAAATTAGTGCTATTGCCCCCCACAAGTGAGAATTTTacatttcaaaatgaaaattatatcTGTGAACTTATAGCATATGGTTGCATTCAGTTCTATATCTGGTTTTAAACTGTGAACTTAGTTTTGTTGCAAATTTATGTACCACGAAATATGTGCCTGAATCGCCACTCTTGTCCATGCAAATCTTTGGCCACTAACTCCTGGGTTGGAGGTTGCCGTGACATGTCCTATCATAGGAGACAAAACCTTATTATTAACATTAAAAATGAGCCGCAACATATAATAATTTCATATAGTTCAGGAGGATTCATCCTAACCAGTGGTGGCAAACATTCATCAGCATGCCGTCTGAGGACCGAGAATCCACCATGAGTGCTAGTATCTGATGCAGTAAGAGTTTTACAAAAAGAATAGACACGGAGATGTGGTGGAGAAGAAGGAGGTGGTTCTTTCCTCTCTGCATTTTCATCTTGCTGCATCagaaaattaattactactacaaaataacccaagtaaattataacaaaatacgGAAATTCATAAAATGTAGATTATGCAACACAGATAAACTTGCATTTGCTTCAGGCATCAAGGTAATCTGAGCAAACACTTCATCAGTATCCGCTTCAGCCTAATCACCAGAAAAGCACATTATCCCGGTCAGAAAACCATTAAACATATTGTATACGAACCCGAAATTCCAATAGCTCAATTTATAAGTATTCACGAATACTAACTACGGAGTACCTTCAAAAGGACATTAACCACTCGGCAAAGGATCTTCGGAGGAAGATTGTACACTGGCATCTGCTGGTCCGAGCTCTGATTTGTCGATGCCTCGACCTACAACCATGAATCCACAAACTATAAGCAGAGAGCTAAATAAATACCTTCCCAGTTAGGAAAAACTAACAAATGTTTAAGATAAAAAAGGAAACCCTTATTCAAACAACCCCTAAAAGATGTTTCAACCAGACCAAAATTTCAGTTCCAAACCCGCCGGAATATAACTAAATTTCACATGTGAGTGTCATAaatctcaaaatcaaaattaaacaaACTAAAATCATGAGTTAATTAGATCAACTAAAGCCCTCGATACCAGCCAATTTCCCCCTAATAAACTAAAACAGAATAAAAGGGAGAAAACCTGTTCGATGTGCCCCTGTGGGAAGTAGAATACAAGTTCATTTTCGCGCGGCACCGTCACCAGCGGCCCCGCACACGCCTTCCACAGCTCTGTGTACAACGCTCTCTCAGCATCCACCGCTACCAAAGCGAAAAAAGCAAATTCAGAAAGCCGAGAAACACGAGCAACGCAAAATCAAAACCGTGAATAATACATCAGGAATTACCTCTCCCGGCGTCGGAATTCATGTTCCCCGGCGCGGGATCGGCACCGCCGACGTCGTTACACCCTTTGATCAAAACCTCGGGAGAATCCATTGGTTCAGGCGCCTTAATTCATGACAGCCAGATCTCTCATCTCACAGCAAAATACCACCGGGAAACAAGCGGAATAGGGCAAAATTCGGGACAATTATGCGCTAGCAGTGAGGGTTATAAACGGCAAGTGTAACAAAAATTGAGAGGAATTGTTATGAGATATTTTCAGTGGAGTTCGTGTGGAGGTGTAGTGAGGATATGTTGAAGCATGGGGAGCTTAAAAGGTGTGGAATTCACTGTAAACTAATAGTAGTAGTTGATGAGAGAGGAACTGTAGAGAGAGGAAGAGCTTAAAAGGTGTGGAATTCACTGTAAACTAATAGTAGTAGTTGATGAGAGAGGGAACTGTAGAGAGAGGGAGAgcttaaggccatccacaacgctgtctctataccgtctcttaaaccgtctcttaactactatttgagcactatttgagggccccactgtccttttttcctccatctcttaactaagagacggaggctgcaacgctccgtcaattaaccgtctctataccgtctcttaattactattcattcaatttaatttataattttttttaaaacccaattcaatttaaacaaacacactttattaaaattaaaacaatattacaacttaacattaaaaaagcgaagacataattaaaattctaaaaaaataaaaatgacataatttaatattctccgccaaagttttcccaaatgtgctcaattagatcctcttggagttgggtgtgggcgctagagtcgcgtgtccttgcccgaatagccaaccgttcttgtatagatggatgcgctccacttcgcggcggactacttgcagttgagcttccaggggattcggggtcgaaccaatttccggcatcgggtccttcgtctcggacaatcatgttgtgcaagattatgcacgtatacatgatgtcgaccatgctctccatgaaccacgaacgagccggggctttgatgatgttgaagcgcgcttggagaaccccgaacgccctctccacatccttgcgcgcagcctcctgcttctgcgcaaaaagagcctgctttgggttcgctggcctgccgcacgtcttcacgaaggtcggccacttcgggtagatgccgtcggcgagatagtaccccattttataccgtcggttgttggcgacgaagttgatggccggcgctttaccatccaaaacttcggtaaagaggtcggactgttggagcacgtttacgtcgttgttcgagccagggaccccgaagtacgcgtgccagatccaaagtcggtagtcggcaacggcctcgagtacaacggttgggtgggtgcctttgtggccgctcgtgtaggaacccctccaagccaccgggcaattcttccattgccagtgcatgcaatcgacactgccaagcatcccggggaatccgtgcacttgttcgtgcaggttgaggaggaactgacaatcctccgtggttggcctccggagaaattcgtcactgaaggctgcccggacgcctctgcagaagttgagcaagcacaagcgcccagtactgtctccgatgtgcaggtattcgtcgaatatgtcggccgtttgtccagtcgcaagctgccggatggctgcagtacatttctgcagcgtcgtgtggctgggacgaccgaccgcgtcgaacccttctcggaagaactcctccctggccgccaaagtattcgctatgtggagaaatagcggtttccgcatgcggaaacggcgacggaaataggtatctccccaaatcgggttatcgcagaagtagtcgcgtactaaccgtgcggcggcttcctcccggttccgattgatgtacttccgggagcgtcgtgggggtggtgcggcttcctccgcctctcgtcgtcgatcttcttcgagtgattgttccattaattgacgcatttgctcaaaaggatccatttgtttgagttgattgaagatggaaattggagtgatagagaggatttgagaggaatagatgtgtgtttgtgtttgaaatgagtatggaatataattatttatagagtaaaaaaattaaaaatttaaaaaatgaaaataaatatttaacggtaatattaccgtttgaaaaaaaaaaaaaaatttttttattaaaaatcgatttttaaaaaaaaaaaaatgaattattgcgtcatcagtgacgacgcccactcgcgggccagcgagtgggcgtcacgcacgcatggggacgtgccacgtgtctcgggcgcgtggcgagacagctcgtctcgtgtctctccgagacgagctacgcgacgagccggtcgcgagctggagacgagatggccgctgcaatgcgtctcgcgggggtctcgtctctccgagacgagacgcgagcccggcgcgagacgcgttgtggatggtctaaaagGTCTGGGATTCACTGTTAGCTAATAGTTGATGAGGGAGAAACTATAGAATGATGGGTCATGGGCTTCAGGACAACCACACCGATTTAAACGGGTGATGTTTCCAGTcataatttattcatttttttaaactttttttataataagaataaaattattttactttttagtaCTTTGTACTAGTAAAATACGGAGTACTATTTACTTTCATGTTAGGACTGCAATATGTATATTAAATCAAATTGAGGACATTTATGAGTGATGAAACATTTCTAACTTCTAGCTTCGGATTTCTtggaaaaattatactccatattgaTTAAAGTTGATAATCCCTCCGTCCGTTAGGATTTTTTATTTACCATTttaatttatctattattaGGAGACTTAGTTCAAttttattactccttccgtACCATAGAAATAAACTTTTTAGTAtcgcacgggttttaatgtataattggtaaagtatgagagtatgagaaaaagtagttgaaattgtgtaatgGATTGTGAATAATAAAgggaaaaggagaaaaatgtttccataaatggatatggactatttctatgagacggacgaaaaaagaaacATGACTTATTTCTATGAGACGGAAGGAATATAAATTATAGGTATACCTCACTTTCTACtcactcattctactcacattctattgtaatactatataaaaattGGTTACGCATTCTACTATCTTTCTGAGTTTTCTCACCCACTTTTCtgtatatttcttaaaactgtCGAACTCAAATGTGACTCTCTATGACGGATGGAGAAAGTAATATTTAGTgaaagtattttaaattatcttagtcagatttttttatttaaaaatgatcAATAATGATTCCTCATTTACCCTATTGAGGACTCGAACCCCTTCCCTCTCACCAATTATCATAGTCGACTTCTAGCTTTAAAAAATTGTACAGTATTAAAAATATACCAGACAGCTAgctagaaaaataaataaatacgaAGCCCCAATTGACATGTCATTAATGTAGTGTACGTGTGACAAAGATGCattaacattttataaatatcatttaaTGAAGGAAATGAAACTTTTTCATTAGTAGGTTTGGTTGCTAATTAAAagctaaatataaatattataatatgggTGTGTGATCAAATGCtaactttttatattaataactaataactaaatatcaattttatatgttaaaaatatcaacacaaagacataaatttatcaatctttcttgtgttgataaattatgtttttgtgttgatatttaaatttacatgttgtattgatataattatgtatcTGTGttgataatattaatatacagtattaaaatttattaattattattataaattagttagcacactaacgTAACTCTTTCCTAATTTTCCATTTACTTCGGTCTCCCCTTAAATTGTCAAGGTGGTCCCACGTAGAAAGAAGTCAATTGTATTTGTATCTCTAAATAAATGTGATACTTGGAAATTActacaaattacataaaataatataaatagaaattaAGGTCTAGGTTTTTTTACAATTAGAATGGATGTTTAGCCGaagaaaaacaatataaaaCATTTGTAAATTAGCAAGAATACTTTTTGATATTAcaaaaaaaggtagaaaaagtgaGAAACatctaaaaatcaaaataattataaaatcttGATAACGAAATTACCGATTATCGCTTAGCATTTCATAACTAATTGTCGAAGGCCAAAAACATTATAATCCTAACAAATTTGAAGTGCCCATTCATAGAAGGTATAGAACTATAAATAAAGCATTCAACAGCATCTAACGATCAAACAATTAATTGTATCATAATTTACATCtatcaaattaattaaactGAACTTGCAAATTAAGTAGATGTTGTATAACTATGAAGCTTAAAAAATAAGGGTATCTGATCAACCTCTGTTTGCATCTTTTACTCTTATACCCAAATTTAATTTGTAGGTGAaactttttctttaaaattaaaaCCGATAATTGCCAAACTAAAACTAATTAGTGGAGTACTATTATTTCACCATTTCAACTGTCTCTattgaatatataattaaaaataacaaatctTAGTGCCTTCTAATATTTTACTCCCGTATTTACAATTATATCACATATTTTCATACATTTTCGAATATACTCAATTCGTTCATACGAAGCCATAAAATAATCAAACACCTTTATttctaaatttgaaaaattgattTACACGTCAATATGACTAGTTTAAAGACACTCTGAGGCATTTAAGTTAAGCAGtagtattataaatttaatagaaaGTATTTGAAGGATAAGATtatcttaaattaattaatccatCAAAGTAAACGGTAAAACAGAATTGATTGTTTTTATATATCTATCAGACTATCATGTAACTTAAAAATGGTTTatatttgtgttttatttttagagATAAAACCCTACATGATAGTGTTATAgtcattaagagcatccacatccgtgctcttgccaacgagcacgaaTATGGGCccagacccacttttactccctgctcttagacaatagcacaacactcacatccgtgatctttcgcaaggacatgctcaagggtcccaccattctattattcaatttaaataaaaacatttccgcaatattaaaatgcattaaaactaaccggaataatattacaaattacaaaaaaattaaaaattatataattaaattcataaaattaaaaaaaactcactactcgtggccgaatttcgcccaaatggatgatgaatgtgtgtatttatagatgattttgggattatttttttaaaaaaaaccaatttttttttaaaaaatggtaataaaatctgtatatttttgggaatccaattttttttttaaatttttggtattattttttatttaaaaaaataaaataataaaataaaatgccaacagccaatagaaacgcgccatatcgccctgctcgctggcacggacgtgctcttagctaagagcagcgctgtgtcagcggcaagagcgcagcggcggacagcggtgccgtgccgctggcacggatggACGGACAACGGTGTGCCctccgctgtggatgctctaatcccCATCCCCTACAATTCCTTtgtcaaaatatataaatgctagtaataaatttgaaatggactaaaaatattaaaaatagatTACGTGTCATATAAAAAGTATTTACTACTATAAGAAGACCGACAAAGTACGAGTACGTAAGATTATAATGGTCCAACTAATTAATTGCGATACAAATAAAGCGGCATTTTAATTTCATCTAACTAATAATTTTCACTCAATAAATGAGTTTTTTGGCCTGAAGcgtaaacaaaattaaaatggcaGATAAATTCAAGAAGAAATAGAAGAAGTATTTGCCATTGCCACCACTTCCTCAATAAATAATTACTAGTACTTGCTTTTCGTGGTCCACTTTTTCCTAACAATGTTTTAAGATAGTCGTGCCAAGAAAAGATGTTTCATTTATGCTTTTAGGTAAACTTTTTTATATGTACAAAATTATGTTATAGACTattaggattaggattaggattaggattaggattaggattaggattaggattaggattaggactaggattaaatacaaaatttataaacgTAAACActaaaaatatgtaaatttaGTTAACGTAAACACTATAGTACAtgttttattagcactaaaataCTACAGTAAATGTGTAGTGTTATTCTAatacaatttaaaattacatgAGTATCGGAGTATAAGTCAAGGATTGCTTTAAGcaattaaatagaaataaacagtaataattaaagataataaacaaaaaaataggGATTTTGAACAGTTAACTAAGGAGATGCTATGatattgattttattaattttttatatagctCAGTTATAAATACAACTTCTAATTATAACTTAagttattccctccgtcccacaaagtttgtcccattttatcattttcgtctgtcccacaaaatttgtcccaattcaaatattttcaaaaatagacattaaatacACCCTCAATATCCTCAATTTgggacccttattccactacacactttcatttaatacaaagtcaaacaatttcttaaaactcatgccgagtCAAACtgagacaaattttatgggacgaagggcgTATATGATATGATTCTCGTGGTTCGATTGATGAAATAAGGATATTGCAAAGAACGCGTTGCGGGATGAATCGACAGTTTGATAAGTTGTGGATGGAATGATTGACACCACAAAAAGAAGTTTCAAGTTAGTTTACTAAGTTAGATAAAAAATCTCCATGAATTGTTAAATTGAAGAGAAATCTCAAGAGAGATAAAagtaacaaaaaatattaatgatAAAAGTTGAATTTTGTGATCCATTATAGTGAAGCCTTTATATAGACATGAATTCTTAGACATAaaagaaataatctaaaaataaagtaaactTAAAAAAAACCTTGTTGGGAgcccggtggtgcacacccgaacttcacattagtatgatattgtctgttttgggcaaagccctcatggttttgctcttggggtactccccaaaaggcttcatactaatggagttggtaaagcccatttatatgcttgcaactcttgtctaTTCTCCGAtagtgggatatggtttgctataccacaatcctcccctcaaacaAGAACACATGCCTACACCCCATGTTACAGGTCCATAGGTCACCACAGGTCTTAGTCGAGCTCACGCAGAGACATCAaagaacttgcaagcgcaaccaccgaaccccgagccacacatACCCAGGCCTGAACCAGGGCTTTGATACACTATTGggtatcggtggtgcacacccaaactccacattagtatgatattgtctgctttgggcaaagccctcacggttttgctcttggggtactcccaaaatgcctcatactaatggagttggggtagtccatttatatgcttgcaactcttgtccattatccgatgtgggatatggtttgctttaCCACAAACctaataattaaaagaaaagaatatcaaaataaacatcaaaataacgtaattaaaagaaaacaaattaaaactaattaatGTCGTACTATGTTTTGCACCATTCTTCATTTCTTCAAAAGGTCTGACTTCTTTATCATGACCAAAACACTTATTCATAATCTCACTCACTAACTTGTCTTGTTTCAGTCCTCTGACATGCAAGTTAAGTCCCTCTTTTACCTTGCTTGGACTTATTGGGAAACTCATGACCTCACTCCTCTTATTTATTCCATATGTCCCAATAGTTTCAACCTCTCTTTATTTAGATTAACAAATCATTATCGGTTCTTTATCAACcaaaaattacattttaatacctaaaatt
This portion of the Salvia splendens isolate huo1 chromosome 10, SspV2, whole genome shotgun sequence genome encodes:
- the LOC121750674 gene encoding auxin response factor 2B-like produces the protein MDSPEVLIKGCNDVGGADPAPGNMNSDAGRAVDAERALYTELWKACAGPLVTVPRENELVFYFPQGHIEQVEASTNQSSDQQMPVYNLPPKILCRVVNVLLKAEADTDEVFAQITLMPEANQDENAERKEPPPSSPPHLRVYSFCKTLTASDTSTHGGFSVLRRHADECLPPLDMSRQPPTQELVAKDLHGQEWRFRHIFRGQPRRHLLQSGWSVFVSSKRLVAGDAFIFLRGENGELRAGVRRAMRQQGNVPSSVISSHSMHLGVLATAWHAIQTNTMFTVYYKPRTSPAEFIVPYNQYMESIKQNYSIGMRFKMRFEGEEAPEQRFTGTIVGSEDADPNRWKDSKWRCLKVRWDETSAIVRPERVSPWKIEHTLSPPVLNPVPVPRPKRPRSSVLPSSSETSVLTREGPTKMTADPAPANHGFPRVLQGQESSTLRSPFSESIELDSPEKSYLWKPTLEEEKIDVSASRRYGADNWSPLGRPESSFTDLLSGFGSKTNAHRGFSMPIGNQSNPKRQTQECDAKFSLMGNIWSIMPSGLSFNPMDSSTKNHVQGTDTSFLARGDSRHGAFRDFSMINDLRGDNQGANWSMPPPVSTYLQMRTSEPKELMPKPVFAEKQDTMKQKEGNCKLFGIPLISKSAPSEPEISNRNGLNSPGFTPNSGHSHQFPAFELDQKSDQSKGLKAGDHGVAAGEQENQFPSFPPSGTERETKGHSGSSRSCTKVQKQGSALGRSVDLAKFNNYDELISELDDLFEFGGELKARNKNWLVVYTDDEDDMMLVGDDPWGEFCCMVRKLLILTKEEMLRMNPGSLNSKGEDTSSIADGVDANVQSFPSLSPDDY